One part of the Anaerofustis stercorihominis DSM 17244 genome encodes these proteins:
- the infC gene encoding translation initiation factor IF-3, whose amino-acid sequence MKDFQINEQIRDREVRVVADDGSMLGIMSAEEALKQADQRNLDLVKVSPEAKPPVCKILDYGKFKYEQNRKEKENKKNQKVVNIKEIRTSVRVQDHDLEVKAKNCRKFLSAGDKVKVSVRFRGREMAYVNRGKEVLLKFASMVDEVGTIETKPKLEGRNYTMTLSPIKGKEKK is encoded by the coding sequence ATTAAAGATTTTCAAATTAACGAACAAATCAGAGACAGAGAAGTAAGAGTTGTCGCTGATGATGGTTCTATGCTTGGTATTATGTCTGCTGAAGAAGCTTTGAAACAAGCCGATCAGAGAAACTTGGATTTAGTTAAAGTTTCCCCTGAAGCTAAACCGCCGGTTTGTAAAATTCTTGACTACGGAAAGTTCAAATACGAACAAAACAGAAAAGAAAAAGAAAACAAGAAAAACCAAAAGGTTGTAAACATCAAAGAAATCAGGACTTCAGTTAGAGTACAGGATCATGACTTGGAAGTAAAAGCCAAGAACTGCCGTAAATTCTTATCAGCGGGAGACAAAGTTAAAGTTTCCGTTAGGTTCAGAGGCAGAGAAATGGCATATGTAAACAGAGGTAAAGAAGTACTCTTAAAATTTGCTTCTATGGTTGATGAAGTAGGAACAATAGAAACTAAGCCTAAGCTTGAAGGACGTAACTATACTATGACTTTAAGCCCAATAAAAGGTAAAGAAAAAAAATAG
- the rpmI gene encoding 50S ribosomal protein L35, translated as MPKMKSHRGASKRFKRKKSGVIKRKKAFRNHILNKKTTKRKRKLRKGGYVSAADQKTISYIIVK; from the coding sequence ATGCCTAAAATGAAATCGCACAGAGGTGCATCTAAAAGATTTAAAAGAAAAAAATCTGGTGTTATCAAAAGAAAGAAAGCTTTCAGAAATCATATTCTAAACAAAAAAACAACTAAGAGAAAAAGAAAATTAAGAAAGGGTGGCTACGTTTCTGCAGCTGACCAAAAGACAATCAGCTACATTATCGTTAAGTAG
- the rplT gene encoding 50S ribosomal protein L20, translating to MARVKRSLNSKKKHKKVLKLAKGYYGAKSKLYRPANEAVMRALRSSYAGRKQKKRDFRKLWITRINAAARMNDMSYSRFINGLKNANVEIDRKMLADIAMNDEAAFAKLVEVAKGAL from the coding sequence ATGGCTAGAGTAAAGAGAAGTTTAAATAGTAAAAAGAAACATAAAAAAGTTTTAAAACTTGCTAAAGGTTATTACGGAGCAAAATCTAAATTATACAGACCTGCAAACGAAGCTGTAATGAGAGCTTTAAGAAGTTCTTATGCAGGAAGAAAACAAAAGAAGAGAGATTTTAGAAAACTTTGGATAACAAGAATCAACGCAGCGGCAAGAATGAACGATATGTCTTATTCAAGATTCATAAACGGTCTTAAAAACGCTAACGTTGAAATCGACAGAAAAATGTTAGCTGACATCGCTATGAATGACGAAGCTGCATTCGCTAAATTAGTGGAAGTTGCTAAAGGCGCACTATAA
- a CDS encoding VanZ family protein, giving the protein MSYKNKKVNWFCLSILVIYIIIVFSMTLVPYMGEYTYERNYNLIPFASIKSYFESLRYNGFFSGGQPSMVAFINLFGNIGLLLPYGFLLPLAFPGKITFKKTVFTAFLMTTFIEVSQFLFLVSRRADIDDVIFNTLSAVIGYILYFIICHRHYKYYKKHKPNGKYFS; this is encoded by the coding sequence TTGAGTTATAAAAACAAAAAAGTAAATTGGTTTTGTCTATCGATTTTAGTTATATATATAATAATAGTTTTCTCCATGACTCTCGTTCCTTATATGGGCGAATACACATATGAAAGAAACTATAATTTGATCCCCTTTGCGAGTATTAAAAGTTATTTTGAAAGCCTTAGATATAACGGCTTTTTCAGCGGAGGACAGCCGAGCATGGTCGCATTTATAAACCTGTTTGGGAATATAGGTCTCCTTCTTCCCTACGGATTTTTGCTCCCTCTAGCCTTTCCGGGAAAGATAACTTTTAAAAAGACGGTCTTTACCGCATTTTTAATGACTACTTTTATAGAAGTTTCACAGTTCTTATTCCTTGTAAGCAGAAGAGCCGATATAGACGATGTGATATTCAATACACTCAGTGCGGTGATTGGGTATATTTTATACTTCATAATATGCCACAGACATTATAAATATTATAAGAAACATAAACCGAACGGTAAATATTTTTCATAA
- a CDS encoding GNAT family N-acetyltransferase, whose product MNKLKFRFAEPKDTKLILTFIKELAVYENMLDEVVADEETLNKWLFEKKKAEVIIGEVENEPIGFALFFHNFSTFLGKSGIYLEDLYIREEYRKNGYGKGFLKKLAQIAKERDCGRLEWSCLDWNKPSIDFYLSLGAEPMDEWTVYRLTREKIDRLAK is encoded by the coding sequence ATGAATAAATTAAAATTCAGATTTGCAGAACCGAAAGACACAAAGTTAATACTTACATTCATAAAAGAACTTGCGGTATACGAAAATATGCTGGATGAAGTAGTGGCAGATGAAGAAACTTTGAACAAATGGCTGTTCGAAAAGAAAAAAGCCGAGGTAATAATCGGAGAAGTGGAAAACGAACCCATTGGATTTGCATTATTCTTCCATAATTTTTCTACATTCCTTGGTAAAAGCGGAATATACTTGGAAGACTTATACATAAGAGAAGAATATAGGAAAAACGGTTACGGCAAAGGTTTTCTAAAGAAATTAGCTCAGATCGCAAAGGAAAGAGACTGCGGGAGACTTGAATGGTCCTGTCTTGACTGGAACAAACCGAGCATCGATTTTTATCTTTCATTGGGAGCGGAACCTATGGACGAATGGACGGTTTACAGACTGACGAGAGAAAAAATAGACAGACTGGCGAAATAA
- a CDS encoding ATP-binding protein codes for MKISDKKYIKKSLRDNKKIIFLWGVLIFFLALYFYIIMFNMNKLMDQVDLIVRRPYEVLVSTDKVNAEIDKLKVYNENLKFNSTKDNIKHISKDIENIYASVEGEFLNLRSFFDANDGNVRKLYNNFRELKKNENILLKNASDENYKYKEINKYMTDNVNPYFDKIDTLVVKIQNKVDIKIHSFYMNANDIKNISESISIIMFLIIILGLIAYQISLNKKNKIINYKNSIFDTISKNIAQGLFLHNLNDPNENFISESSEKLFGIKHEKLLNGYDLIIRNIDEKDREEISKIQKSTDKEDWEYTFDYHHPISGEVLKIKMSVNYVDADGEDVWLTVYSDETDQVLMQESLKNALEKAEKANEAKSDFLSRMSHEIRTPLNGIIGMVTLARENINNKSKEIDCVNKISASSKHLLVLINDILDMSKIESGKVEIKNKKFGFRNFVESTVSLFFSQAKEKGIKFKSVLIGNIPSYVKGDYLHTNQIIVNLLSNAVKFTDKGGEITNRISLLKEEDNKVWIRFEVSDTGVGIEKKNFDKIFNPFEQEDASVSYNYGGTGLGLPIAKRFTQMLGGNISLKSEVGKGSTFTVDLPFTRIPEPNIDIFMNKKLNILLIDSMPETLDRMAYIFETMKIDYKCIGSGECGIKEIKENPSKYDICMIYDDLNDMSASKVIDDIKDTAENDIKIIVSSYDTIDIMDDKKWERADAFINKPMFISSIIDVLYGMDNIDLNFEDINYKNEDILKGKNVLIVEDNELNMEILRELLILQGCKVTCAVNGEEGVEAFEKSKPYDFDIIFMDIRMPVMDGYQATEIIRGLDRKDAKEVIIIAISANAFEDDIEKSISFGMNAHISKPINIGNLIDSLNNIYNKKDTY; via the coding sequence ATGAAAATCAGCGATAAGAAGTATATAAAGAAAAGCTTAAGAGATAATAAAAAAATCATTTTTCTATGGGGGGTATTGATTTTTTTCTTAGCTCTTTATTTCTATATAATCATGTTCAACATGAATAAACTTATGGATCAGGTAGACTTGATAGTCAGAAGACCTTACGAAGTTCTTGTTTCTACGGATAAAGTAAATGCGGAGATAGATAAGCTAAAAGTATATAATGAAAATTTGAAATTCAACAGTACAAAAGATAATATAAAACATATAAGTAAAGATATTGAAAATATTTATGCTAGTGTCGAAGGCGAATTTTTGAACTTAAGAAGTTTCTTTGATGCCAATGACGGTAACGTCAGAAAACTTTACAATAATTTCCGTGAGTTAAAGAAAAATGAAAATATCCTTTTAAAAAATGCGTCAGATGAAAATTATAAGTATAAAGAAATAAATAAGTATATGACGGATAACGTAAATCCTTATTTTGATAAAATCGACACTCTTGTAGTAAAAATACAAAATAAGGTCGATATAAAAATACATAGCTTTTATATGAATGCAAATGATATAAAAAACATTTCTGAGTCTATATCTATTATTATGTTCCTTATAATTATTTTGGGACTGATAGCATATCAAATATCTTTGAATAAAAAGAATAAAATAATAAATTATAAAAACTCCATATTTGACACTATATCAAAGAACATCGCTCAGGGTCTTTTCCTTCATAATTTAAATGACCCTAACGAAAATTTCATATCCGAGAGTTCGGAGAAGCTCTTTGGAATAAAGCATGAAAAGCTATTGAACGGATATGATTTGATAATAAGAAATATAGATGAAAAAGACAGGGAAGAGATAAGTAAAATACAAAAAAGTACGGATAAAGAAGACTGGGAGTATACCTTTGATTATCATCATCCTATTTCCGGTGAGGTCCTAAAAATCAAGATGTCGGTTAATTATGTAGATGCCGACGGAGAAGATGTATGGCTTACTGTTTACAGCGATGAAACCGATCAAGTATTGATGCAGGAAAGCTTAAAGAATGCACTTGAAAAGGCAGAGAAAGCGAATGAAGCAAAAAGTGATTTTTTATCGAGGATGTCTCATGAAATAAGAACTCCTCTGAACGGTATAATAGGTATGGTCACTTTGGCAAGAGAAAATATTAACAACAAATCAAAAGAAATAGACTGCGTGAATAAAATTTCCGCTTCTTCGAAACATTTGCTTGTTTTGATAAACGATATATTGGATATGTCGAAAATAGAAAGCGGAAAAGTCGAAATTAAGAATAAAAAATTCGGATTTAGGAATTTTGTTGAATCCACCGTCAGCCTTTTCTTTTCGCAGGCAAAAGAAAAGGGCATAAAGTTTAAGAGTGTACTTATCGGGAATATACCTTCATATGTAAAAGGAGATTATCTTCATACAAATCAGATAATAGTAAATTTACTTTCAAATGCCGTTAAATTCACCGATAAAGGCGGGGAAATAACAAACAGGATAAGCTTATTAAAAGAAGAAGATAATAAGGTTTGGATAAGGTTTGAGGTATCTGATACCGGGGTGGGTATAGAAAAGAAAAACTTTGATAAAATATTTAATCCTTTCGAACAAGAAGATGCTTCCGTTTCTTATAACTACGGAGGGACGGGGCTTGGGCTTCCTATCGCAAAGAGGTTTACACAAATGCTCGGCGGTAATATTTCTCTCAAAAGCGAAGTGGGAAAGGGAAGTACCTTTACCGTAGATTTGCCTTTTACCAGAATACCGGAGCCGAACATAGATATTTTTATGAATAAAAAACTGAATATACTTTTGATAGACAGTATGCCGGAAACTCTGGATAGGATGGCTTATATATTCGAAACCATGAAAATAGATTATAAGTGCATCGGAAGCGGAGAATGCGGTATTAAAGAAATAAAGGAAAACCCAAGCAAATATGATATATGTATGATCTATGATGATTTAAACGATATGAGTGCATCTAAGGTCATTGATGATATAAAAGATACTGCTGAGAACGATATAAAAATCATCGTTTCTTCATATGATACCATCGATATAATGGATGATAAGAAGTGGGAAAGAGCCGATGCTTTTATAAATAAACCTATGTTTATATCTTCCATAATAGATGTTTTATACGGAATGGATAATATAGACTTGAACTTTGAGGATATAAATTATAAAAACGAAGATATTTTAAAGGGCAAAAACGTCCTTATAGTAGAAGACAATGAACTTAATATGGAAATATTAAGGGAGCTTCTTATATTGCAGGGCTGCAAAGTCACTTGTGCCGTAAACGGTGAAGAGGGAGTTGAAGCCTTTGAAAAATCCAAGCCATATGATTTCGATATAATATTCATGGATATACGAATGCCTGTAATGGACGGTTATCAAGCGACTGAAATAATAAGGGGCCTTGACAGGAAAGACGCAAAAGAAGTCATAATAATCGCTATAAGTGCAAATGCTTTCGAAGATGATATTGAAAAGAGTATAAGCTTTGGTATGAACGCTCATATAAGCAAACCTATAAATATCGGAAATTTGATAGATAGTTTAAATAATATATATAACAAAAAAGATACTTACTAA
- a CDS encoding response regulator, which translates to MAKIESGKVEIKNEKFNFRVFIESITSIYFTQAKARNIDYETILIGDIPEQLNGDSLRLNQILGNLLSNALKFTPDNGKIKFKITLVKSSTDEDILKFEVIDNGCGIKKENADKIFNAFEQEDDSITKRYGGTGLGLSISKRFAHLMGGEISVQSKEGEGSDFIVQIPFKKVLDQKPIRKSDLGNLNVLVVDDDIETCTNTKSLLNKIGLNADWVDNGFDAIKKIEESIKENDKFDVCLIDWKMPYIDGIETTRRIREIAEDKDILVILITAYDVEEIREEALRVGANGVINKPLFESTIVEAIENAKNHNETYEVMKDGFAGNVFAGKRILIAEDNDLNLEIASELMIMNGAEVEKAKDGKEAVDMFAGSKEGYYDLILMDIQMPVMNGYEATKEIRKLDRRDAKTVSIVAMSANVFESDVRKSIESGMNDHIGKPINMDEIYDKLGAQFS; encoded by the coding sequence ATGGCTAAAATCGAGAGCGGCAAAGTTGAAATAAAGAATGAGAAGTTCAATTTCAGAGTATTTATCGAGTCCATAACTTCTATTTATTTTACTCAGGCAAAAGCCAGAAACATAGATTATGAAACGATTTTGATCGGCGATATCCCCGAACAGCTCAATGGCGATTCTTTGAGATTAAATCAAATTTTGGGTAACCTGCTTTCAAATGCGCTTAAATTTACTCCTGATAACGGAAAGATTAAATTTAAAATAACATTGGTAAAAAGCAGTACTGATGAAGACATACTTAAGTTTGAAGTCATTGACAACGGCTGCGGTATCAAAAAAGAGAATGCGGATAAGATTTTCAATGCCTTTGAGCAGGAAGATGACAGTATAACGAAACGCTACGGAGGAACGGGGCTCGGACTTTCTATTTCTAAACGTTTTGCTCATCTTATGGGAGGAGAAATAAGTGTACAAAGCAAAGAGGGCGAGGGAAGTGATTTTATAGTCCAAATACCTTTTAAAAAAGTCCTTGACCAAAAACCTATAAGAAAATCGGATTTGGGGAATTTGAATGTACTCGTTGTGGATGATGATATCGAAACTTGTACAAATACAAAATCTCTTTTAAATAAAATCGGATTAAATGCCGACTGGGTAGATAACGGATTTGATGCAATAAAGAAAATAGAAGAGTCCATAAAAGAAAATGATAAATTCGATGTGTGTCTTATCGACTGGAAAATGCCTTATATAGACGGTATCGAAACTACAAGAAGGATAAGGGAAATTGCAGAGGATAAAGATATCCTCGTAATACTCATAACAGCTTATGATGTGGAAGAAATAAGAGAAGAAGCTTTGAGAGTAGGGGCAAACGGAGTTATAAACAAACCTTTATTCGAATCCACTATCGTTGAAGCCATTGAAAACGCAAAGAACCATAATGAAACTTATGAAGTCATGAAAGACGGCTTTGCTGGAAATGTCTTTGCTGGAAAACGAATTTTAATTGCGGAAGATAATGACCTCAATCTTGAAATAGCCTCGGAACTTATGATAATGAACGGTGCCGAAGTTGAAAAAGCAAAAGACGGAAAAGAAGCCGTCGATATGTTTGCAGGTTCTAAAGAGGGATATTACGACTTGATTCTTATGGATATCCAAATGCCGGTTATGAACGGCTATGAAGCGACGAAAGAGATAAGGAAGCTTGACAGAAGAGATGCCAAGACTGTTTCCATTGTCGCAATGTCGGCAAATGTATTCGAAAGTGACGTTAGAAAGAGTATTGAAAGCGGTATGAATGACCACATAGGTAAACCTATAAATATGGATGAGATATATGATAAACTGGGTGCGCAGTTTAGTTAA
- a CDS encoding histidine kinase dimerization/phospho-acceptor domain-containing protein: MDRKKRISNGKITWIAGLAVVLFVIVLFVSNLINSNKIINQVESMREHPLKVIIASGDVETYIKEMRIHSEKLLYNNNNAETSRMEKSMESLYPKLEKSIKEIEEKTLISKGKAAELYNIFSKIKKEHIAVIDYGKTGDRSYEEMEAFQNKNLNSLYSKMEDLNDNILVSAENKFNKITETAIYNKNVSVFLSIVVLILTLVAVAVYQYFISKQHELINYKNKLFDIVSKNIDNAFYIKNLKNEEDDYISDNIKNILGFDGRELLSSDFGVISEYINNEEIEYLKDLSEKNVDSNWSYSFIYTNPNTNEKKNILLEYYYVRDKDIPVVITVFTDETERKNMQRKLENALDNAERASIAKSEFLSRMSHEIRTPLNGITGMTLIAIQNIKDEKKELDCLNKISISLSL; the protein is encoded by the coding sequence GTGGATAGAAAAAAGAGAATATCAAACGGAAAGATAACATGGATCGCAGGGCTTGCTGTGGTTTTATTTGTTATTGTTCTTTTCGTTTCCAATCTAATTAATTCCAATAAGATTATTAATCAGGTCGAGAGTATGCGGGAACATCCCCTGAAAGTCATCATAGCTTCGGGTGATGTTGAAACCTATATAAAAGAAATGAGGATACACTCCGAAAAGCTTTTATATAACAATAATAATGCGGAAACTTCAAGGATGGAAAAATCCATGGAAAGTCTTTATCCCAAACTTGAAAAAAGTATAAAGGAAATAGAAGAAAAGACTCTTATTTCAAAAGGTAAAGCAGCCGAACTCTATAATATTTTTTCCAAAATAAAAAAGGAACACATTGCGGTCATTGATTATGGTAAAACCGGAGACAGAAGCTACGAAGAAATGGAAGCTTTTCAAAATAAAAATTTAAATTCGCTTTATTCAAAAATGGAAGATTTAAATGATAATATTTTGGTCTCTGCGGAAAATAAATTTAATAAAATCACCGAAACCGCCATATATAATAAAAATGTCTCTGTTTTTTTATCGATAGTTGTGCTGATATTGACTTTAGTAGCAGTAGCGGTTTATCAATATTTTATTTCAAAGCAGCATGAACTTATCAATTACAAAAATAAGCTTTTCGATATAGTCTCAAAAAATATAGACAATGCTTTTTATATAAAAAATCTTAAAAATGAAGAAGATGATTACATATCCGATAATATAAAAAATATATTGGGTTTCGATGGTCGTGAATTATTATCTTCTGATTTTGGTGTGATCAGCGAATATATAAATAATGAAGAGATAGAATATCTTAAAGACTTATCTGAGAAGAATGTTGATTCGAATTGGAGTTATTCTTTTATTTATACAAATCCCAATACAAATGAAAAGAAAAACATACTTCTCGAATATTACTACGTACGGGATAAGGATATCCCCGTTGTGATCACAGTATTCACCGATGAAACGGAAAGAAAAAATATGCAGAGAAAACTCGAAAATGCACTTGACAATGCAGAAAGAGCGAGTATCGCAAAGAGTGAATTCTTATCTAGGATGTCTCATGAAATAAGGACACCTCTTAACGGTATCACGGGAATGACTTTGATCGCCATACAAAATATTAAAGACGAAAAAAAAGAACTTGACTGCCTCAATAAAATAAGCATCTCCTTGTCCTTGTAA
- the thrS gene encoding threonine--tRNA ligase: protein MIKVTFPDGNIKEFENGVSVLDIAESISPALKRDVLCAKVNDEIVDIRTTLDKDASIVFYKFDDLEGKKAFWHTTSHILAQAVKRLYGDKVKLAIGPSIDNGFYYDFDIETPITENDLEKIEAEMKKIVKENLSIEKFVLPRKEAIGFEKEANEDYKVELIEDLPEDSIISFYKQGEFTDLCAGPHLLNTKPVKAIKLLSTTGAYWRGDSNKKMLQRVYGISFPKAKLLEEYLAMLEEAKKRDHRKIGKDMDLFMICEEGPGFPFFLPKGMVIRNELENFWREEHRKRGYQEIKTPLILNEQLWHTSGHWDHYKDNMYFTRIDDNDYAIKPMNCPGSMLVYKRKMWSYRDLPLRIGEMGQVHRHELSGALHGLMRVRTFTQDDAHIFMLPEQIKEEVIGVIDFIDYVYNMFGFKYHVELSTRPDDSMGSDEDWNMATEALREAMEEKGMDYVVNEGDGAFYGPKLDFHLEDCLGRTWQCGTIQLDFQMPQRFDLTYIGHDGEKHRPVMIHRVIFGSIERFIGILTEHFAGAFPLWLAPVQAKLIPITDRNLEYVKGIKDKLEQKGIRCEIDDRSEKMGYKIREAQLEKVPYMIIAGDRDMENGVISVRARKDGEDLGAMSVDEFINKAVKEIEEKSI from the coding sequence ATGATAAAAGTAACATTTCCGGACGGAAACATAAAAGAATTTGAAAACGGCGTAAGCGTTTTGGATATTGCCGAAAGTATATCTCCCGCACTTAAAAGAGACGTTTTATGCGCAAAAGTTAATGACGAAATCGTGGATATAAGAACCACTTTAGATAAAGACGCAAGTATCGTATTTTATAAATTCGATGACCTTGAGGGTAAAAAAGCATTCTGGCATACGACCAGTCATATATTGGCTCAGGCTGTTAAGAGACTTTACGGCGACAAAGTAAAACTTGCCATAGGACCGAGTATAGATAACGGATTTTACTATGACTTCGATATAGAAACTCCCATAACGGAAAATGACCTTGAAAAAATCGAAGCTGAAATGAAGAAAATAGTTAAGGAAAACTTATCTATCGAAAAATTCGTTTTACCAAGAAAAGAAGCTATCGGATTTGAAAAAGAGGCAAATGAAGATTATAAAGTGGAATTGATAGAAGATTTACCCGAAGACAGCATAATTTCTTTCTATAAACAAGGAGAGTTTACCGACCTTTGTGCGGGACCTCATTTACTTAACACAAAGCCGGTAAAGGCGATAAAGCTCCTTTCTACGACAGGTGCATACTGGAGAGGGGACAGCAACAAAAAAATGCTTCAAAGGGTATATGGGATTTCATTCCCTAAAGCAAAACTCCTCGAAGAATACCTTGCTATGCTTGAAGAGGCAAAGAAGAGAGACCACAGAAAAATCGGCAAAGATATGGACTTATTCATGATCTGCGAAGAAGGTCCGGGCTTCCCGTTCTTCCTTCCGAAAGGAATGGTTATAAGAAACGAGCTTGAAAACTTTTGGAGAGAAGAACACAGAAAAAGAGGATATCAGGAAATCAAGACTCCTCTTATATTAAACGAACAGCTTTGGCATACTTCCGGACATTGGGATCATTATAAAGACAACATGTACTTTACTAGGATAGACGATAACGACTATGCAATCAAGCCTATGAACTGTCCAGGCTCTATGCTTGTTTATAAAAGAAAGATGTGGTCGTACAGAGATTTACCTCTAAGGATAGGGGAAATGGGTCAGGTACATCGTCACGAGTTATCCGGTGCACTTCACGGTCTTATGAGAGTAAGGACTTTTACTCAGGACGATGCTCATATATTCATGCTTCCCGAACAAATCAAAGAAGAAGTTATAGGTGTTATCGACTTTATCGATTATGTATATAATATGTTCGGATTTAAATATCACGTTGAACTTTCAACAAGACCCGACGATTCGATGGGTTCGGACGAAGACTGGAACATGGCTACGGAAGCTCTAAGAGAAGCTATGGAAGAAAAGGGTATGGACTATGTGGTAAACGAAGGCGACGGTGCATTCTACGGACCGAAACTGGACTTCCACTTGGAAGACTGTCTGGGAAGGACATGGCAGTGCGGTACTATACAGCTTGACTTCCAAATGCCTCAAAGATTTGACCTTACTTATATCGGTCATGACGGCGAAAAACACAGACCTGTTATGATACACAGAGTTATCTTCGGTTCCATAGAACGTTTCATAGGTATCTTAACGGAACATTTTGCTGGTGCATTCCCGTTATGGTTAGCTCCCGTTCAGGCTAAACTTATTCCTATTACGGACAGAAATCTTGAATATGTAAAAGGTATCAAAGATAAGCTTGAACAAAAGGGTATCAGATGTGAAATAGACGACAGAAGCGAAAAAATGGGATATAAGATAAGAGAAGCTCAGCTTGAAAAGGTTCCTTATATGATAATCGCCGGGGACAGAGATATGGAAAATGGCGTCATATCCGTTCGTGCAAGAAAAGACGGGGAAGACCTCGGTGCAATGAGTGTAGACGAGTTTATAAATAAAGCAGTAAAAGAAATAGAAGAAAAAAGTATTTAG
- a CDS encoding helix-turn-helix domain-containing protein: MKIDYRKLGKRLKEERKKQGVTQEKLAEYVNLSVSHLSHIENGNEKTSLQTIVNIANVLNVSLDDLLDLDLGKRSMYLTIREIDLLFKDCTKEERKILIDNLNY; this comes from the coding sequence ATGAAAATAGACTATAGAAAACTAGGAAAAAGGTTAAAAGAGGAAAGAAAAAAACAAGGTGTTACACAGGAAAAATTAGCAGAGTACGTGAACTTGTCAGTAAGTCACCTTAGTCACATAGAAAATGGAAATGAAAAGACATCACTCCAGACTATAGTAAATATTGCAAATGTTTTAAATGTAAGTTTGGATGATCTTTTAGATTTGGATTTGGGAAAAAGGTCTATGTATCTAACAATCAGGGAGATTGATTTACTGTTTAAAGACTGTACAAAAGAAGAACGAAAAATATTGATTGATAATCTTAATTATTAA
- a CDS encoding HD domain-containing protein, translating to MDKNRIDKQFEFFREIDKEKFIERQTYLTGAKRKENDAEHAWHMTIMTFLLSEYANEEIDVLKTIKMLLIHDIVEIDAGDTFAYDKEGQKTQREREEKAAKRIFGLLPSDQGEKLMALWEEFEEGETKEARFAHTMDNIQPMMLNAANDGKSWQEWGVKLEQILNRNTNTNKGSEVLWDYAYNNFILPNVEKGRINGEE from the coding sequence ATGGATAAAAATAGGATAGATAAGCAGTTTGAATTTTTCAGAGAAATAGATAAAGAAAAGTTTATCGAAAGACAGACATATTTAACGGGCGCAAAGAGGAAGGAAAACGACGCAGAACACGCTTGGCATATGACTATAATGACTTTTTTACTGAGCGAATATGCAAACGAAGAAATAGACGTACTGAAGACGATAAAAATGTTACTCATTCACGATATAGTGGAAATAGATGCGGGAGACACTTTTGCCTACGACAAAGAGGGACAAAAAACACAAAGAGAGCGTGAAGAAAAAGCGGCAAAGAGGATTTTCGGACTTCTCCCTTCCGACCAAGGAGAAAAACTAATGGCTCTATGGGAAGAATTTGAAGAGGGAGAAACAAAGGAAGCAAGGTTTGCACATACAATGGACAATATCCAGCCTATGATGTTAAATGCTGCAAACGACGGCAAAAGCTGGCAGGAATGGGGAGTAAAACTCGAACAAATACTTAACAGAAACACAAACACAAATAAGGGTTCCGAAGTATTATGGGATTATGCATATAACAACTTCATTCTTCCAAATGTTGAAAAAGGCAGGATAAATGGTGAAGAATAA